The following is a genomic window from Neurospora crassa OR74A linkage group III, whole genome shotgun sequence.
GAGATTATTCGCCTGGCCAACGAAACTTGTCACGATGCCAGAGACTTCACTGTCAAGGGCGCCAAGACTGCTTGGTGGGCAGACCGTGAGGCGCTGGATAATCGTATGAAGGATCTGTTGACGAACATTGAGCAAATCTGGCTCGGCGGCTTCAGGGGTATCTTCAGCCAGCACCAGACCCAAGGCGGCAAGCGGAAGGAGTTGATGAACAAGTTTGGCGCAACGTTTGAAAACATGTTGGACAAGTATCTCCCCAGCCGGAGACAGGTACACCATCGCGGGAAGAAAGCTGGCGGTGGTCAGGAGCCGCAATCAGAGAAAGTCACCGTTGATCCTCGCATCCTGGAACTCTTCATCGGTCTCGGCGATACCGGCGACCAAAATGTCGACCTTGACGAGGAACTAACCGACCTGCTCTACTTTGTCGTTGACATCCTCCAGTTCCACGGCGAACGCAACGCCTACGACGAGATCGACTTTGACTCCATGGTCGTCGAAATGCTGGACGCCCTGCACGCCTATCACGCGGCTGTCAACGAACTCGACGGAGGCGGCGACGAGCACGCCCACACCATCCTCATGCTCGACAAGGCTCTGCACGTTTTCCCCTGGGAGTCTCTCCCGTGTTTACAAAACCTGGCCGTATCCCGCATGCCAAGTCTTGGTTGTCTCCGCCGCGCCATTCTAGACATGAAGACCCCTCGATCTGCTGCTCAACCCgcaaaggaagaagacggcgaCTCAATAATGTTGGACGCCGACGCCATTCCCCTTGTGTCCACCGGGAcattgtcatcatcaccacaatCTCTTTCACACCCGCAAGGCCACCACGCCTCTTCTGTCAAAGGAACCTACATCCTCAACCCCTCCTTCgacctcctcaccacccaaAAGACCTTTAGCCCCCTCCTAACCTCCCACCTCGGCCCATCCCCTCGCACCTGGACATCCATaaccgcccgcccgcccaccGAGTCTGAATTCGCCTCAGCCCTCACCAACTCGGACATCTTGTTGTATTTCGGCCACGGCTCCGGCGCCCAATACATTCGCGGCCGCACCATCCGTCGCTTATCCCCTCGATGTAATGCCACGGTCCTGCTGATGGGATGCAGCTCCGCCAAGTTGAACGAGGCAGGCGAAGGGTTTGAAGTCTACGGCCCGGCATGGAATTACATGATGGCGGGTgcgccggcggtggtggggaCGCTGTGGGATATAACGGATCGGGATATTGATCGGTTTACGGGGAGGTTGTTGGAGGACTGGGGGTTGTTTGGACCGGGTGTGTTTAGTAAaacggaggagaagagagaggaagagaagcggaggaggaaggggaaggggttGGATAAGGCGGATGAGGGTGAtatggaaaaggaagagggagagaaagaggaggagggaaagaaggggaagaagagtttGGTGGAAGCGGTGGCGAGCGCGAGGGGAGCGTGTCGGTTTCGCTATGTCACTGCGGCTGCTATTGCTGTTTATGGCATTCCTGTTTATCTTCAGGACTGAGAGAAAGGATGAATGGGAGTACGATTTTGGGGTGGGTGGGCTGGGGAAAAGCGATATTGGATGGCGAAGGAAACATATATTAGATGCCAGTGTTTGTGCGTTATGGGGGTATGAAAGGCTGTTTTCTTGTCCCTTGGTTCCTAGAAAGGGGGGTTTATGGTTTCTTTTCGTTTTCGTTTTGCTTTCTCTTGCTTTGTTTGGTCTTTCATTTGCTCATGGATCATGACGACGTGCATTGGGGTTTAGCTAGCTTTGTATAGCCTGCGCGGCGCGGTGTCTTGAGTGTACTGTTCGGTTATAGAGATATGATTGTGATGAGAAATGGTATGGAAACGAAGATTATGACTTTTTACTTTCGTTCCGTGCTGCTGTGACTGTCATTCTCAGAATGCAAGTGAGACTAGTTTGCACGTTTCAAATACCACAGGAAACTATGATGTGAACAGAATGATAAATGGATTGAAaatatgtatgtacatgtTAGTTAGATATGTTCAACGATACGTCAAGTATTTACAGAAGAAGCGAAGAGTCTCCTCtagagacagacagacaccTTTATCACCAAAAACAGAAGAGACCCATCCTACCAACAACCATTTTCTCCTCGCCCCCATTCTCTGAACTCCCTCAAGCTACCTATCACCCTCTGTCATCTACACACACTGCCAATACCAATCATTCTGCTTCTCGCACTTATATGGCGCCTGGCACGTCTGGCTGCCAGTATACGTCGGCCCGCCGCACCAGCCCCACTTGGGAACGGCCTCGTTGGCGGGTTGCGCCAGGATTTTGGCCGCGGCATGCTCAGCGGCGACGACAATGTAGGCGGTAGGGTTGGTGGTCGGCACACCGGGGAAAATCGAGGCGTCCACCACGTACAGGTTGTCGGTGCCATAGACGCGCGTGTTGGTGTCGACGACTGCGGTGCCGCCGCTGCGGCCGTCGTCGGTGCCCATCTTGTTGGTGCCCATCCAGTGGTTGGAGCGGCGGGATTGGTAGGTTACGGGTTGCTGGAGGATACGGAGTTAGTAAGGGGTGAGGttaaaagggaaagaaggaggagagacaGCTTACCTTGTCAACAAAATCAGCAGCCGTCTGGTTGGCGCTAGGGTAAGCCCAGGTGAGACCCTTGACGTTGGCGAGAGCCTTCTGGAGGTTGACGATACCCTGAACGACAGCGGCCTTGTCGTTGGGGTCCTTGAGGTACGGGAGGTCAGACACGACGGTGTTGAGGGTAGGGCTGAGGGTCATGCGGCCGCGCGAGGTGGCGCCACGGCCAAGGTACTGGCTCATGGTCATGGCGTAGCCGTCGGGGGTCTCGAAGCTGCCCTCGACGCGGGCGGTCCAGTGCAGCTGACGGACGATGCCGTCGGCGCCCGTGATCTCCTCCCAGAACAAGGGGCCAATGTTGGGCGCGGCCTGGGCGAAGATGCCGGAGCGCCCATTGAGGTACAGGTTCATGTCGGTCGTGTTGGGGTTGTCCCAAGCCTTGTAAAAGTCGTAGAAGGTCACGTTGTTGTGCTGGATGACGGTGTCGGTGTTGGTGTGGTCAACCAGGTTGTGGCCGACGGGGAGGTCAATCCAGGACGAGTTGCTGACCATGGTAGGGCCGTCGGCGGAGGCCTTGACCACCTCGAGCTGGTCCTTGGGGCCAATGCCGGAACGGAGAAGGATCTTGGCGCTGCCGAAGGTGCCGGCGGAAAGAACGACGCGgccggtggtgttggtgacggGGATGATTCCGGAGTAGCCGCCGTTGCGGAAGGCCTCAACCTCCACACCGGTAATGTGGCCGCCCTCACGGATGACGCGCTTGACAGCGGTGTTGAGCCACAGCTTGAAGTTGCTGCGCTTCTTGGCGCTGACGAGGTAAGTCGCTAGAGGACCGCCACGCTCGCCATTGATGTACATGTATGAGGTGTGGGAGAAAGTGCGGTTCTTCTGCTCGCTGTCCTTGAGGGAATCGACCTCCTTCCAGCCGCTCGCCTTGAGGCCGTTGGCAAGAACCTCGAAACCCTGCTGAAGGTAGCGCTTTCCATCCTGAGAAGGAGTGGTGGTACCCGGAATGCGGGAGAGGGCTCTGCTGGTAGCACCGGCGATATCGCTGCCCTTCCAGCCAGAGGGGAAGAGGTAGTCCCAGTCCTTGGTGTAGGGCTTGTACCAGAGACCGGCGTTGATGGCGGTACCACCGCCGAGCACGCAGCCGGCCATCTGATCGGTATCGGAGCAGGCAATGCCATCCGAGTCTTTCCAGATCTGGTTGCAAAGACCGGGAACATCGAAGCGAGTAAGGGATGTATTATTCAGCCACTCGGGCTTCAGAGTACCACCATGCTCACCAGTGGAAGCGAAACCCTTCTCGATGAGCAGCACGCTCTTACCGGACTCGCTGAGCTTGTCAGCGACGGGAAtaccaccggcaccaccaccaacgacaATGTAGTCAAAAGAAACGCCAGTGGGAACAGGAGTGGCGGCAATACTGGTCGTGACTGGACCACTGCAAGTACCGGTAACGGTCTTGGTGGCCTTGGCAGCCCATGCAGTATAAGAGGGATTGGCAATGTTGCTGTCAAAGGCAGCTCCCCACTGGCCCATACCGTTGTCATGCTGACTGAGAGTGATCTGGGTAGGGCAAGTCGGGTTGCCGGGAGAGGGGAACGCCTGGACCCAACCGAGCTGGGCCCCCTTATTGCTGGTAGAAATGCCGCCGGTGACACCGTCTTGGTCCCATGACAAACAGTTCTGGCACCTAAAGACAAGGGTGAAGTGGGTAGCGTTCACGCTGGACGCGATCTGGGTGATCTTGGCGTCACCAGCGTAGTTCTTGGGCATGGCGTAACCCGTGGCGAACATGAGATTGGTGTAGACTTCTCCGTCAGAAGGCCAGGCGGTAATGAGTAGATTGTTGGTCATGGCGCCTCTGAGAGAAACACCGCACCAACCGCTATTGGCACCATTCTTGGCGGAGGAGCATTCCTGATCGTAAAGGTCAGTACAGGAGGACACTGGCTagtttttcttcctttcccaCCAAAACATACCAGATAACCGATGAATTCAGTCGCGTCGGTAGTAAGAGCATTTGACGGCAGAGCCATACCAACAGTGAAGCCACCTTTGGTCTGGGAATCGGAAGCACTCCATGTGTTGAAGACAATGCCGGTATCAGGATGAGTGAAGGTCTTGGGAGCGGTTTGGGCGAAGGCGGGCGACAGCACTGAGAATCGCCACGTCAGTATTGTTGAGCGGTATGAGTGGCTCGTTGTGTCATTGTTTACTTACATgaagccaccgccgccagGCCGCTGAGAAAGGCCGAGGTGGTCCTCATCTTGTACAGTAAGTTCTAGAAGGCCACTTCACACGGTTGGTGCGCGatgggaagaaagaaagaaggccATGATGGAGGGTTCCATGGACTCCCTATATACATAATCTACGGTCTAGGGGGGTACGCGGCCGAAAGCAGAAGTCCTGATGTTGAGGTGACCGAAAAGGAGTGTTGATGCAAAACTTCCGATAGATGGAAGGGGCGGCAAACCCTGTCCGAAATTGCGGCTTTGGAGGGATGAAGCCAAGATCTTGCATACCAGCGCAGACCCATGGAATGAGTAGTATGGTTACCTCGCGCTCACCATGATCCAGGGGTTAGAACGAGCAGTTTACGTTTGGGGATGTGAACCAGAGCGGAATgaaggcgaagaggaggCTACCGCATGGTGGGCATCCCCTCTTCGAAACCAGCCAGCCGGTTAGCCAGCGGGAGGGATCATGATCGCGGTTGTCTTCCTTGTCAGCGAAGCCAGTCTGGGAAGGTCTTCGATGCCAACCCGTCTTTCCAAAGGCCTAATTAGGTCTATCGACGCGAGCTGGTTTCCCTTGCCATCAAGATGCGGGTAAAGTCTCCACCCAAGTCAGACGGAATGAAGTCCCAATAGAGGCCAGGAGACATGTTCCGACAATGGTTCCAAGGTACTATGGTGAGCACGTCAAGAAGACGGAGCCTGGTGCGGTTGAGGCCGTCTTGCTCCGTTCAGCTCCATTGGGTAtagttggtgatggttgcaGACCCCGCGCGCGTCTGCAACAAACGGCAGATTGCTGCAATGGGACTGTAATGTTAGGATGAcgagggaaaggggggggcAAGTGACCAGTTAGCGGCCGCTGGAGGACAGCCGCCGGTCGGGAAGGCGGATGTCGTCGCGGCCCGGAGGTAACGCCCCCGAATACTTTTTGGGAAACGGCTGACGGCACGGCGGGAGGCTCAATCCAGGAACCTGGGTCGCTTCAGTTGCTTGGCACCGAGTGGTCACGCAAAGGTCGGCAGTGTTTATTAGCAGGCCCTTGTCATTATGCCCGCCTTTCTAGAATCAGAGAAGGTAAAAGGGGGTCCTGTTTCGGGACGAACATTGAAGATGATTCCCAGAACAAAACTTGGAAAAGGATCGAATTCGCAACCCGTCACCGACTTGGCGGCCGAAGTACGCCTTGACTTGTAACAGCCAAGAGAGATGGTGCTACACCCGTGGCAGATGAGATAAAATGAGGAGGGGAGAGCTGGGGAAAAGAGGACAGGGCTGACTCCACTGCTGTGAGTGGAAGGGGAAGCCTTGTTGTTTTGAGAAACATGTGAAAAATGCCAAGTCCACGGGATAGGATACAAAAAGTATAGAatgtgaaagaaaaaaaaacaaaaagttAAAGCGACCCACACGCGACTCGAACGCGCAATCTTCAGAGCCGAAATCTGACGCCTTAGCCATTAGGCCAATGGGCCTTCGCTTTGTTGAAAATAGAACTTGAAACAAATTCTAAGAAGGGATAGCCTGGCAGCTGTACAACCATGCGGCAAACCTGGCGGGCATGcatgtacatacactacaggTATGCATGGGCTCTGCTGATCTGTTTACAACTTTTAAAagcccctccccctccccctcctttgttccttttcctttttcacGATGCTCTCTGAACTCAATTCTCGCTTTCCTATCTCCATACATATTAGCTGCCTTGACACTAATCAAAGGCTCATCCCGGCTGCCTTGTCAACTCTGTGTAAACCCAATGCTTCGGCTCGCCACATCCCTTGTAAAACATGGAGGAAATGAGGACTGTCCTGGACGCACCATCCTTGACAATCACACGCTGTTTCAAGTCGAAAACATGAGTCCCTTGTCACTCTACCAATCCCCCGCTTGCCGTCGGCACGAAGCTTATCTGGACTGCGCCTCTCTCCGTCCTAACGCGGTGCATACCATTTCCGGGCTTGATGATGGTCGGCGGCGGTCTTCTCCCAATACACAACTTTTTGCAAGTTGGTCCAACGTCACCGGCCAAGCCCGCTTTGTGCCTCTGTGTAAGAAATGCATCCTACTGAGGCGCGGATTTGAACACAGTGGTTTGCGAAAATGTTGTCTTATGCAGTCGCTTTAATCGGCATTCTCATTGTCTTCAACAGTCCTCTCAACAATCTTTTATTTTCCAATGTGAATCCGCACCAATGTCCCGGCCAGATCCCGCAACTTCATCGGATTCCGCTGTCCACACTCAACCTTAGAGAAGATCTAATTGCGTTGGAGGGCAACTCATCGTTACAATGCATGCCCCACACTCCCGCGCCTGTGGTCCATGTCTACTCAAGGGAGCCATTGGTGCTCTACATCGAGAACTTCCTAAGTCTTGACGAGCGAGAGCATTTGCTTGGCATTAGGTTAGTATCC
Proteins encoded in this region:
- the cdh-1 gene encoding cellobiose dehydrogenase, with amino-acid sequence MRTTSAFLSGLAAVASLLSPAFAQTAPKTFTHPDTGIVFNTWSASDSQTKGGFTVGMALPSNALTTDATEFIGYLECSSAKNGANSGWCGVSLRGAMTNNLLITAWPSDGEVYTNLMFATGYAMPKNYAGDAKITQIASSVNATHFTLVFRCQNCLSWDQDGVTGGISTSNKGAQLGWVQAFPSPGNPTCPTQITLSQHDNGMGQWGAAFDSNIANPSYTAWAAKATKTVTGTCSGPVTTSIAATPVPTGVSFDYIVVGGGAGGIPVADKLSESGKSVLLIEKGFASTGEHGGTLKPEWLNNTSLTRFDVPGLCNQIWKDSDGIACSDTDQMAGCVLGGGTAINAGLWYKPYTKDWDYLFPSGWKGSDIAGATSRALSRIPGTTTPSQDGKRYLQQGFEVLANGLKASGWKEVDSLKDSEQKNRTFSHTSYMYINGERGGPLATYLVSAKKRSNFKLWLNTAVKRVIREGGHITGVEVEAFRNGGYSGIIPVTNTTGRVVLSAGTFGSAKILLRSGIGPKDQLEVVKASADGPTMVSNSSWIDLPVGHNLVDHTNTDTVIQHNNVTFYDFYKAWDNPNTTDMNLYLNGRSGIFAQAAPNIGPLFWEEITGADGIVRQLHWTARVEGSFETPDGYAMTMSQYLGRGATSRGRMTLSPTLNTVVSDLPYLKDPNDKAAVVQGIVNLQKALANVKGLTWAYPSANQTAADFVDKQPVTYQSRRSNHWMGTNKMGTDDGRSGGTAVVDTNTRVYGTDNLYVVDASIFPGVPTTNPTAYIVVAAEHAAAKILAQPANEAVPKWGWCGGPTYTGSQTCQAPYKCEKQNDWYWQCV